In Sphaeramia orbicularis chromosome 10, fSphaOr1.1, whole genome shotgun sequence, the following proteins share a genomic window:
- the LOC115427391 gene encoding ribonuclease-like 3, which translates to MRFLVFYLLLLSAAVVNAQNERYRKFKNQHIIGEMNVNRCSTVIRNRHITMTDSNQCKEINSFIISMPNPVKAVCGRAGKPYGTGAMTESLQPFDVITCTLRSQHGSNCEYRGHRSTRYIVVACEGGLPVHYDEGIVHIGG; encoded by the coding sequence ATGAGGTTCCTGGTTTTTTATTTGCTGCTTCTTTCTGCTGCTGTGGTCAATGCGCAAAATGAGCGTTACAGGAAGTTTAAAAACCAGCATATCATCGGGGAGATGAACGTGAACCGGTGTAGTACCGTCATACGAAACAGACACATCACCATGACTGACAGCAATCAGTGCAAGGAGATCAATTCCTTCATCATATCCATGCCTAACCCTGTCAAAGCCGTCTGTGGAAGGGCAGGAAAGCCCTACGGGACCGGGGCCATGACCGAGAGCCTCCAGCCATTCGACGTTATTACGTGTACTCTGAGAAGCCAGCATGGTTCTAACTGCGAGTATCGAGGCCACAGGAGCACAAGGTACATCGTAGTCGCATGTGAAGGTGGCCTTCCTGTACACTATGATGAAGGCATCGTGCACATTGGTGGCTGA